A genomic segment from Vagococcus zengguangii encodes:
- a CDS encoding sucrose-specific PTS transporter subunit IIBC, translated as MENNQIAKKVIEYVGGEENIVSVAHCATRLRVMVQDESLIQKEKVESLDKVKGAFFNSGQYQIIFGTGTVNKIYDEVSKLGIGTVAKSEQKVANDGNWFKRGIRVFGDVFVPIIPVLVATGLFMGLRGLLTQPQVLGLFGLAPESINENFLLYTQVLTDTAFAFLPALVAWSTFKVFGGSPVIGIVLGLMLVSPSLPNAYAVAAGTAEPIMLFNFIPIVGYQGTVLPAFISGIIGANLEKRLRKIVPDTFDLLVTPFVTLLIMSLLSLLVIGPIFHSFETVVLNATEWILALPFGLAGIIIGGLNQVIVVTGVHHIFNFLEVQLLTNTGSNPFNAIITSGMAAQGGATLAVGLKTKSKKLKALAFPSALSALLGITEPAIFGVNLRYVKPFLMGLIGGAVGGFLANILKLAGTGMSITVIPGTLLYLNNQLFSYILVNVIAIAVGFLLTYFFGFKDEQLKGE; from the coding sequence GTGGAAAACAACCAAATTGCAAAAAAAGTCATTGAGTATGTTGGAGGAGAAGAAAACATTGTAAGCGTGGCCCATTGTGCGACAAGATTACGCGTGATGGTACAAGATGAGTCATTAATTCAAAAAGAGAAAGTTGAATCATTGGATAAAGTTAAAGGAGCCTTTTTCAACTCTGGTCAATATCAAATTATTTTTGGAACAGGAACAGTCAATAAAATTTATGATGAAGTTTCCAAATTAGGTATTGGAACAGTAGCAAAATCAGAACAAAAAGTTGCCAACGATGGTAATTGGTTCAAACGCGGAATTCGCGTATTTGGAGATGTTTTTGTCCCGATAATTCCAGTATTAGTTGCAACTGGTTTGTTTATGGGGTTACGTGGATTATTAACCCAACCGCAAGTACTAGGTTTATTTGGTTTAGCACCAGAATCAATTAATGAAAATTTCTTGTTATATACACAAGTTTTAACTGATACAGCCTTTGCTTTTTTACCAGCGTTAGTTGCATGGTCAACGTTTAAAGTTTTTGGTGGTAGTCCAGTTATCGGGATTGTATTAGGGTTAATGCTAGTAAGCCCGTCATTACCAAACGCGTATGCCGTTGCGGCAGGAACAGCGGAACCTATTATGTTGTTTAATTTTATTCCAATCGTTGGTTATCAAGGAACGGTCTTACCAGCCTTTATTTCAGGAATTATAGGGGCTAATTTAGAAAAACGATTACGTAAAATTGTCCCGGATACATTTGATTTGTTAGTGACGCCGTTTGTTACGTTGTTGATTATGAGTTTGTTATCATTATTAGTTATTGGTCCTATTTTCCATTCATTCGAGACAGTTGTGCTAAATGCTACTGAATGGATTTTAGCGTTGCCATTTGGATTAGCGGGTATTATTATTGGTGGTTTAAACCAAGTGATTGTTGTGACGGGGGTTCACCATATTTTCAATTTCTTAGAAGTCCAATTATTAACTAATACAGGAAGCAACCCGTTTAATGCGATTATTACGTCAGGAATGGCTGCCCAAGGTGGTGCGACATTAGCAGTCGGCTTGAAAACAAAATCTAAAAAATTAAAAGCATTAGCATTCCCATCTGCTTTATCAGCGTTATTAGGAATTACTGAACCGGCGATTTTTGGTGTGAATTTAAGATATGTTAAACCATTCTTAATGGGCTTAATCGGTGGTGCAGTTGGTGGTTTCTTAGCCAATATTCTGAAATTAGCTGGGACAGGGATGTCTATTACGGTTATTCCAGGAACCTTATTATATTTAAACAATCAATTGTTCTCTTATATTTTAGTTAATGTGATAGCCATCGCTGTTGGTTTCTTATTAACTTACTTTTTCGGATTCAAAGACGAGCAATTAAAGGGAGAGTAG
- a CDS encoding glycoside hydrolase family 32 protein, translating to MLDGVVKSSKYASSYHITPLEGLLNDPNGLICFKGIYHVFYQWNATGTTHENKSWGHLISKDLVNWERLAPALVPSEYYDKNGVYSGTAVEKDNLLYLFYTGNVINEDGSKVSYQCYATSEDGIVFEKHGPMFEHPPGYTRHVRDPKVWFEEEEQLWYLILGAQTEDEMGTAIYYTSRDLKEWTFGGEMFSPEELAKLSQRGFMWECPDIVTLNNQRVFIYSPQGIEAQSNRYLNIYQSAYLTIKKNQQTFMIEHPEIVELDHGFEFYAPQTFVDKNGNQLMFAWMGVMPPEVEQTQPTIAEGWVHQLTIPRVLTFENGKLYQRPAQQLSTLRQSKQVFSIENKWEIKPKSMALEVDAIFEEASGDFEWKIKESTQITYQQKNKRLVISRLNWFTKLPEQRIIELEDDLKVLRLFIDGSSLEVFVNEGEAVASLRYFDNSNNRLSYHGTNQGQVTIYELKGEK from the coding sequence ATGTTAGATGGTGTTGTAAAGAGTTCTAAATATGCCTCAAGTTATCATATTACCCCGTTAGAAGGGCTGTTAAATGATCCAAATGGTTTAATTTGTTTTAAAGGAATCTATCATGTTTTTTATCAATGGAATGCAACGGGGACTACTCATGAAAATAAATCATGGGGCCATCTTATTTCAAAAGATTTGGTTAATTGGGAACGTTTAGCGCCAGCCTTAGTGCCGTCTGAATATTATGATAAAAACGGTGTCTATTCAGGAACAGCAGTTGAAAAAGATAATTTACTTTATCTGTTTTATACTGGTAATGTCATTAATGAGGATGGAAGTAAAGTTAGTTATCAGTGCTATGCAACATCAGAAGACGGAATAGTTTTTGAAAAGCATGGTCCAATGTTTGAACATCCTCCAGGCTATACGCGACATGTCCGTGATCCTAAAGTCTGGTTTGAGGAAGAAGAGCAACTGTGGTATTTAATACTCGGAGCACAAACAGAGGATGAAATGGGTACTGCTATTTATTATACGTCACGTGATTTAAAGGAATGGACTTTTGGTGGTGAAATGTTTTCACCAGAGGAATTGGCAAAACTCTCACAAAGAGGTTTTATGTGGGAGTGTCCTGATATTGTCACGCTTAATAATCAGCGTGTATTCATATATTCACCTCAAGGAATAGAAGCACAAAGTAATCGTTATTTGAATATTTATCAATCAGCTTACTTAACAATCAAAAAGAATCAACAAACGTTTATGATAGAGCATCCAGAAATAGTGGAATTAGATCATGGCTTTGAATTTTACGCGCCTCAAACTTTTGTTGATAAAAATGGTAATCAGCTGATGTTCGCTTGGATGGGTGTAATGCCACCTGAAGTCGAACAAACGCAGCCGACAATTGCAGAAGGATGGGTTCATCAGTTGACGATTCCAAGAGTATTAACTTTTGAAAACGGCAAGTTGTATCAAAGACCTGCCCAACAATTGAGCACGCTTAGACAATCTAAGCAAGTGTTTTCTATAGAAAATAAGTGGGAGATTAAGCCTAAGTCGATGGCTTTAGAAGTGGACGCTATTTTTGAAGAAGCCAGTGGTGATTTTGAGTGGAAGATTAAAGAATCGACCCAGATCACTTATCAACAAAAAAATAAGCGCTTAGTCATTTCGCGTTTAAATTGGTTCACAAAGCTGCCCGAACAACGCATTATTGAACTTGAAGATGATTTAAAAGTATTACGTCTATTCATCGATGGCTCATCACTTGAAGTTTTTGTAAATGAGGGGGAAGCCGTTGCCTCGTTACGATATTTTGATAATAGTAATAATCGTTTAAGCTATCATGGAACTAACCAAGGGCAAGTCACAATTTACGAATTAAAAGGAGAGAAATAA
- a CDS encoding ROK family protein: MLGAIEAGGTKFVCAVSDDQLNIVERISIPTETPTETLAQVFAFFDRYPIKSMGVGSFGPIDINEASATYGYITSTPKIKWQDVDLLGQLKARYDVPMAWTTDVNAAAYGELILGAANGKSSCLYLTIGTGVGGGAIVNGEILHGFGHPEMGHIKVKRMESDEFEGICPFHGDCVEGLVAGPALEARVGMKGQQVPENHYVWRTQAYYIAQALMNYSLVLSPEVIVLGGGVMHQQQLFPLIRKELKRLMADYVALPEMEAFVVPTMLGNNSGIIGCLALAKEKNNK, encoded by the coding sequence ATGTTGGGAGCAATAGAAGCTGGCGGGACAAAATTTGTTTGTGCCGTGAGTGATGATCAGCTTAATATCGTTGAGCGAATTAGTATTCCAACTGAGACGCCAACCGAAACATTAGCCCAAGTTTTTGCTTTTTTTGATCGATATCCTATTAAAAGTATGGGAGTTGGTTCGTTTGGTCCAATTGATATTAATGAAGCATCTGCAACGTATGGCTACATTACATCGACGCCAAAAATCAAATGGCAAGATGTTGATTTATTAGGTCAACTAAAAGCTAGATATGACGTCCCAATGGCGTGGACAACCGATGTCAATGCAGCAGCTTACGGTGAACTTATTTTGGGAGCTGCTAACGGCAAGTCTAGCTGTCTGTATTTAACTATTGGAACAGGTGTTGGTGGTGGGGCTATTGTTAATGGTGAAATATTACACGGATTCGGTCATCCTGAAATGGGGCATATTAAAGTGAAACGCATGGAAAGTGATGAATTTGAGGGGATTTGTCCGTTCCATGGTGATTGTGTAGAAGGATTAGTAGCAGGTCCTGCGCTTGAAGCAAGAGTTGGCATGAAAGGTCAGCAAGTTCCTGAAAATCATTACGTCTGGCGTACTCAAGCCTATTATATAGCTCAGGCCTTAATGAATTATTCATTGGTATTGTCTCCAGAAGTGATTGTTTTAGGGGGCGGTGTCATGCACCAACAACAACTTTTTCCATTAATACGAAAAGAATTAAAACGGTTAATGGCTGACTATGTGGCACTTCCTGAGATGGAAGCCTTTGTTGTACCCACTATGTTAGGTAATAATAGTGGAATTATTGGATGTCTCGCTTTAGCAAAAGAAAAAAACAACAAGTAG
- a CDS encoding oligopeptide ABC transporter substrate-binding protein: MKKKRILGYLSIVTLSTLALAACGNDKGADKDKDKEAQTESVLPIKVANDGKAIDGQTLEVGVVMDTQFKGLFLWELYTDAYDAEFMSPSHQSLFSTDADFVITNDGIAGLELDQDAKKATITILKDAKWSDGEPLTADDIIYPYEIIGHKDYTGVRYDDTMTRIVGMEEYHDGKADTISGIKKIDDKTVEISYKEVNPGMLQAGGGVWSYAAPKHQLKDIAIKDLESAAEVRKNPVTLGPYKMSKIVAGESVEYVPNEHYYEETGGLDKIVFTAVPSASSVEALKAKKYDFMLSMPTDTFPSYEKIEGYENLGRQELSYTYIGFKLGKWDDEKKEVATDPNAKMADKSLRQAMGYAINNDQVGEKFYNGLRSNASTLIPPVFAGFHDSSIEGYSQDKDKAKKLLADAGYKDTDNDGFVEDKDGKPLVIKFASMDGGETAQPLADYYMQEWKEIGLNVELSTGRLIDFQSFYDKVQNDDSEIDVYQAAWGTGSDPSPSGLYSRNAQYNYTRFSSEENDKLLAAIDSADSFDPEKRKEAFSAWQEYAKEEAFVIPTLYRNEVLPVNQRVTGLDWSNDNYDLWAKIGVSEDARK, translated from the coding sequence ATGAAGAAAAAGAGAATTTTAGGTTACTTGTCAATCGTGACACTTTCTACGTTAGCTTTAGCAGCTTGTGGTAATGATAAAGGGGCTGACAAAGACAAAGACAAAGAAGCGCAAACTGAAAGTGTTTTACCGATTAAAGTAGCTAACGATGGAAAAGCAATCGATGGTCAAACTTTAGAGGTCGGCGTGGTAATGGATACACAGTTTAAAGGATTATTCTTGTGGGAATTATACACTGATGCGTATGATGCTGAATTCATGTCACCATCTCACCAATCATTATTCTCAACAGATGCTGACTTTGTTATTACGAACGACGGAATTGCTGGTTTAGAATTAGATCAAGATGCTAAAAAAGCAACCATTACTATTTTGAAAGATGCTAAATGGTCAGACGGCGAACCATTAACTGCTGACGATATCATTTATCCATATGAAATCATCGGACACAAAGATTATACGGGTGTACGTTATGACGATACAATGACAAGAATTGTTGGTATGGAAGAATACCACGATGGAAAAGCTGATACAATTTCAGGTATTAAGAAAATTGACGATAAAACAGTTGAAATTAGCTATAAAGAAGTTAACCCAGGTATGTTACAAGCTGGTGGTGGTGTTTGGTCATACGCAGCACCTAAACATCAGTTGAAAGATATCGCAATCAAAGATTTAGAATCTGCAGCTGAAGTACGTAAAAACCCTGTAACATTAGGACCATACAAAATGTCTAAAATTGTTGCTGGTGAATCAGTTGAGTACGTGCCAAATGAGCATTATTATGAAGAAACTGGTGGCTTAGATAAGATTGTCTTTACAGCTGTTCCTTCTGCATCATCTGTAGAAGCTTTAAAAGCTAAGAAATATGACTTTATGTTATCAATGCCAACAGATACATTCCCATCATATGAGAAAATTGAAGGCTACGAAAACTTAGGCCGTCAAGAGTTATCATACACTTATATTGGATTTAAACTTGGTAAATGGGATGATGAGAAGAAAGAAGTAGCAACGGATCCAAATGCTAAAATGGCTGATAAATCATTACGTCAAGCAATGGGTTATGCTATCAATAATGACCAAGTAGGTGAGAAATTCTACAATGGTTTACGTTCTAATGCTTCAACATTAATTCCACCAGTATTTGCTGGCTTCCACGATAGCTCTATTGAAGGTTACTCTCAAGATAAAGATAAAGCGAAAAAATTATTAGCTGATGCTGGCTACAAAGATACTGACAACGATGGTTTCGTAGAAGACAAAGATGGTAAACCATTGGTAATTAAATTCGCATCTATGGACGGTGGCGAAACTGCACAACCATTAGCGGATTACTACATGCAAGAGTGGAAAGAAATTGGATTAAATGTTGAATTATCAACAGGTCGTTTAATTGACTTCCAATCATTCTACGATAAAGTACAAAATGATGATTCAGAAATCGATGTTTACCAAGCAGCTTGGGGAACGGGTTCTGACCCATCACCATCTGGATTATACAGCCGTAATGCACAATACAACTACACTCGTTTCTCTAGTGAAGAAAATGATAAATTATTAGCAGCGATTGATTCAGCTGATTCATTTGACCCAGAAAAACGTAAAGAAGCCTTCTCAGCATGGCAAGAATATGCTAAAGAAGAAGCGTTTGTAATACCGACTCTATACCGTAACGAAGTGTTACCAGTTAACCAACGTGTAACAGGTCTGGACTGGTCTAACGACAACTATGATCTATGGGCTAAGATTGGTGTTAGTGAAGACGCTAGAAAATAA
- the rnc gene encoding ribonuclease III, with protein sequence MNEKLISTLREKYEITFTESMLLEQAFTHSSYVNEHRNLKQSDYERLEFLGDATLELLISEFLFNWYPDFPEGKLTKIRATIVREESLAKFAQECEFDQYIRLGKGEENSNGRKRPALLCDLFEAFLGALLLDQGLEAVRKFLAIVVFPKIEAGVFLHEMDYKTNLQEILQKNGDVMISYELVKEEGPAHEREFYVAVKLNNEVIGQGKGKSKKSAEQEAAHQAILNLSAQESTQK encoded by the coding sequence ATGAATGAAAAACTAATTAGTACCCTAAGAGAGAAGTATGAGATTACTTTTACAGAGAGTATGTTATTAGAGCAAGCCTTTACTCATTCATCTTATGTAAATGAGCATCGCAATTTGAAGCAAAGCGATTATGAACGATTAGAGTTTTTAGGAGATGCAACATTGGAGTTGTTAATTTCTGAATTTCTGTTTAATTGGTACCCTGATTTTCCAGAAGGCAAGTTAACAAAAATTCGTGCAACGATTGTTCGTGAAGAAAGCTTAGCGAAGTTTGCCCAAGAATGTGAGTTTGATCAATACATTCGTTTAGGCAAAGGGGAAGAAAATTCAAATGGTCGCAAACGTCCAGCTCTTCTATGTGATTTATTTGAAGCCTTTTTAGGGGCTTTATTATTGGATCAAGGGTTAGAAGCAGTTAGAAAGTTTTTAGCGATAGTTGTATTCCCTAAAATCGAAGCGGGTGTTTTTTTACATGAGATGGATTATAAGACTAATTTACAAGAAATTTTGCAAAAAAATGGTGATGTCATGATTAGTTATGAACTAGTAAAAGAAGAAGGACCAGCGCATGAACGTGAATTTTATGTTGCGGTTAAATTAAACAATGAAGTGATTGGCCAAGGTAAAGGGAAATCTAAGAAAAGTGCTGAGCAAGAAGCGGCACATCAAGCCATTCTTAATTTATCTGCACAAGAGTCAACTCAAAAGTAA
- the smc gene encoding chromosome segregation protein SMC: protein MFLKRIEISGFKSFAERTTIEFNQGLTAVVGPNGSGKSNITDAIRWVLGEQSAKNLRGGKMPDVIFSGTSKRKALNMAEVTLVLDNEHHELPIEFSEVSVTRRLNRSGDSDFFINKQSCRLKDITDLFTDSGLGKESFSIISQGKVEAIFNSKPEDRRGVFEEAAGVLKYKQRKTQAENKLFETEDNLNRVQDIIYELESQVEPLFRQSQTAKRYQVLKERLTQIDVAVTVQDVETYKAQWETAKQSMTKIDQELKTLSEQKVEHEAAIQGLRQERENYTFLLDQTQQKLIEVTEQVEKTEGQKNLIFERSQNTEKLAADYKTTIEALKERETILLAEISKITAGIEESLANKEAQTQKVNETKALLERFSQTSEEQIEDIRNEYVEVMQEQINVKNDLKHLERQFELESSRHQNVLERRERMLANELDLEERKANQAKQLSEHQAMLKELLEEYALVERKHQFAQEQLQSQQMSLQNGKSLLQQAISRQSTLKDLQENYTGFYQGVRAILKQKKQLTGIVGAVAELVTVPSELVTAIDTVLGGSAQSVIVEDEKAGRQAINYLKQKRLGRATFLPLTTIKPRTINAVQYDRIVSQPGFVGVASQLVKCEDKIRNVVDNLLGTTLIADDLESANNLARTLNFQYRVVSLDGDLMNPGGSMTGGAVQSGKKGSLLAVSGELETLTTQIADMESMLTKHQQRVERLLVETSELKESLAVKRQDGEEARFKEQSLSNELLMIEKEWDNLQREKEGFEFETKDVTQFFEEYDTSKAALERELTELTAKMTELDTLLKTVTNEATSLEAKRSEYQALYHEQVSELAIMKQKVTHQEETMTERQASLGQLRRELRAVEERLALLTNREQLDQLDPEKLEQQMMALVADKEAIQAEMARLKVNRDETQAQLDEEEQASLEVNESLRQLYENKSEVDVTLSMSGSHLDRSLKYLQEDYQMTYEWAKAHYPFDLEVKDNARDEVKELKLEIEALGPINLEAITQYEQVKERYDFLTVQRDDLLTAKDSLFQTMNEMDETVKVRFEEIFVGIQAKFRETFPKMFGGGHADLVLTDPENLLTTGIDIVAQPPGKKLQNLSLLSGGERALTAIALLFSIIQVRPVPFCVLDEVEAALDEANVTRFGKYLSLFEKETQFIVITHRKGTMESADVLYGVTMQESGVSSIVSVKLEELSNELVPER, encoded by the coding sequence GTGTTTTTAAAGAGAATAGAAATTTCAGGATTTAAGTCATTTGCTGAACGTACGACGATTGAATTTAATCAAGGACTAACAGCAGTGGTAGGTCCTAATGGAAGTGGAAAGAGTAACATCACCGATGCGATTCGTTGGGTATTAGGTGAGCAGTCTGCCAAAAACCTTCGGGGTGGTAAGATGCCAGATGTGATATTTTCTGGAACGTCTAAACGTAAAGCCTTAAATATGGCAGAAGTGACGCTTGTATTAGACAATGAACATCACGAATTACCAATTGAATTTAGTGAAGTTAGTGTGACACGTCGCTTGAATCGTAGTGGTGACAGTGACTTCTTTATTAATAAACAAAGTTGTCGCTTAAAAGATATTACGGACTTATTTACGGACTCTGGTTTGGGAAAAGAATCATTCTCGATTATCTCCCAAGGGAAAGTTGAAGCGATTTTTAATAGTAAACCAGAAGACCGCCGTGGAGTCTTTGAAGAAGCAGCAGGAGTATTGAAATACAAACAACGTAAGACGCAAGCGGAAAATAAATTATTTGAAACCGAAGATAATTTAAACCGTGTTCAAGATATTATTTATGAATTAGAAAGTCAAGTTGAGCCTTTATTCCGTCAAAGTCAAACAGCTAAACGATATCAAGTCTTGAAAGAGCGTTTGACACAAATAGATGTGGCGGTGACGGTTCAAGATGTTGAGACCTATAAAGCACAGTGGGAAACAGCTAAGCAATCAATGACTAAAATCGACCAAGAGCTAAAAACCTTGTCGGAGCAAAAAGTCGAACATGAAGCTGCTATCCAAGGGTTACGTCAAGAGCGTGAAAACTATACGTTTTTATTAGACCAAACGCAACAAAAATTAATTGAAGTAACCGAGCAGGTCGAAAAAACAGAAGGGCAAAAAAATCTGATTTTTGAGCGTTCGCAAAATACGGAGAAGCTAGCAGCAGATTATAAAACAACAATTGAAGCGCTCAAAGAACGCGAAACCATTCTATTGGCTGAGATTAGTAAAATCACAGCTGGCATTGAAGAAAGTCTGGCTAATAAAGAGGCGCAAACCCAAAAAGTTAATGAAACTAAAGCCTTGTTAGAACGTTTCAGTCAAACAAGTGAAGAACAAATCGAAGATATTCGTAATGAGTATGTTGAAGTGATGCAAGAGCAAATCAACGTAAAGAACGACTTGAAACATTTAGAGCGTCAGTTTGAATTAGAATCATCACGCCACCAAAATGTTTTAGAGCGCCGTGAACGTATGCTCGCTAATGAACTTGACTTGGAGGAGCGTAAGGCAAACCAAGCGAAACAATTAAGTGAACACCAAGCGATGCTAAAAGAATTGTTGGAAGAGTATGCTTTGGTCGAGCGTAAACATCAATTTGCGCAAGAACAATTACAAAGCCAACAAATGAGTTTACAAAATGGTAAGAGTCTATTACAACAGGCTATTTCTCGTCAATCTACCTTGAAAGATTTACAAGAAAACTACACCGGTTTTTATCAAGGGGTCCGTGCCATTTTGAAACAAAAAAAACAATTAACTGGTATTGTAGGTGCGGTGGCTGAATTAGTAACAGTTCCAAGTGAATTAGTAACCGCTATTGACACTGTACTAGGTGGTAGTGCCCAAAGTGTCATCGTTGAAGATGAAAAAGCTGGTCGTCAAGCTATTAATTATTTGAAACAAAAACGTCTTGGACGTGCAACCTTCTTACCATTAACGACAATTAAACCGCGTACCATCAATGCTGTCCAATATGACCGTATTGTTAGTCAACCAGGTTTTGTGGGTGTGGCGAGCCAGTTAGTCAAATGCGAAGATAAAATCCGAAATGTTGTCGATAATTTACTAGGGACAACGTTAATTGCTGATGATTTAGAAAGTGCTAATAATCTTGCGCGCACGTTGAATTTCCAGTACCGTGTTGTCTCACTTGACGGAGATTTGATGAATCCAGGTGGTTCGATGACCGGTGGAGCAGTACAGAGTGGTAAAAAAGGTAGTTTGTTGGCCGTTTCTGGTGAACTAGAAACGTTAACCACACAAATTGCAGATATGGAAAGCATGTTAACGAAGCACCAACAGCGTGTCGAACGTTTATTAGTGGAAACAAGTGAGTTAAAAGAATCGCTAGCAGTTAAACGCCAAGATGGTGAAGAGGCCCGATTTAAAGAACAATCATTATCCAATGAATTATTAATGATTGAAAAAGAATGGGACAATTTGCAACGTGAAAAAGAAGGTTTTGAGTTTGAAACCAAAGATGTGACGCAGTTCTTTGAAGAATACGATACTAGTAAAGCCGCTTTGGAGCGCGAATTAACCGAATTAACGGCTAAGATGACTGAACTAGATACCTTACTAAAAACAGTTACCAATGAAGCAACGTCACTTGAAGCTAAGAGAAGTGAATATCAAGCACTGTATCATGAACAAGTCAGTGAATTAGCTATTATGAAACAAAAAGTGACGCATCAAGAAGAAACAATGACAGAACGTCAAGCTTCTTTAGGCCAATTACGTCGTGAATTACGTGCAGTGGAAGAACGTCTAGCTCTATTAACGAATCGAGAACAGCTTGATCAATTAGATCCTGAAAAGCTTGAGCAACAAATGATGGCGTTAGTTGCTGATAAAGAAGCAATCCAAGCCGAGATGGCACGTCTAAAAGTGAATCGTGACGAAACACAAGCACAATTAGATGAAGAAGAGCAAGCAAGCCTAGAAGTGAACGAATCATTACGTCAATTGTATGAAAACAAATCAGAAGTCGATGTCACTCTTTCAATGAGTGGCAGTCATCTTGATCGTAGTTTGAAATATTTACAAGAAGATTACCAAATGACGTATGAATGGGCGAAAGCTCACTATCCATTTGATTTGGAAGTGAAAGACAATGCTCGTGATGAAGTCAAAGAGTTAAAACTTGAAATTGAAGCGTTAGGTCCAATCAATTTAGAGGCAATTACACAGTATGAACAAGTAAAAGAGCGTTATGATTTCTTAACCGTTCAGCGTGACGATTTATTGACTGCTAAAGATTCACTGTTCCAAACAATGAATGAGATGGATGAAACTGTAAAAGTGCGCTTTGAAGAAATATTTGTCGGTATTCAAGCGAAGTTTAGAGAAACTTTCCCTAAAATGTTTGGAGGCGGGCATGCTGATTTAGTTCTAACTGATCCAGAGAACTTATTAACAACGGGGATTGACATTGTGGCACAACCACCAGGTAAAAAACTACAAAACTTAAGTTTATTATCAGGAGGGGAACGTGCGTTGACCGCGATTGCGTTATTATTCTCAATCATTCAAGTTCGCCCAGTACCTTTCTGTGTACTTGATGAGGTTGAGGCGGCGCTTGATGAAGCAAACGTTACACGTTTTGGTAAGTATCTAAGTTTATTTGAAAAAGAAACGCAATTTATCGTGATTACTCACCGTAAAGGTACAATGGAATCGGCCGATGTTTTATATGGTGTAACGATGCAAGAATCAGGCGTTTCAAGTATTGTATCAGTTAAACTTGAAGAATTGTCGAATGAGCTAGTTCCTGAAAGATAG
- a CDS encoding Cof-type HAD-IIB family hydrolase has protein sequence MIKLIAIDLDGTLLNSDKKVSDENKQAIAAAKAKGVKVMLCTGRPLKSVLPLLEELNLMDEGDYSITLNGGLIQSNHDGHVLSEIVLDGTRVQDVYQLTSSLDLTLDVISRGTVLRATPTSKNHPSVYHELNKVLTFDEKPVVDFTAHDHVNKMVCTSFDPDYLTEQMKKIPTEYFECYNIVRSGSYLFEFVEKTVSKAAGMAQLGRMLMIDQSEMMALGDEENDASMIEYAGLGVAMGNATEQIKQLAQFETKTNDEHGVAYAINKFVLEA, from the coding sequence TTGATTAAATTAATAGCAATTGATTTAGATGGCACGTTATTGAATTCAGATAAAAAAGTTAGTGATGAAAATAAACAGGCCATTGCAGCAGCAAAAGCAAAAGGTGTTAAAGTCATGTTATGCACAGGTAGACCGTTGAAATCGGTCTTACCCTTATTAGAAGAATTAAATTTAATGGATGAAGGCGACTATTCCATTACTTTGAATGGTGGCCTAATCCAAAGTAATCATGATGGCCACGTATTGTCTGAGATAGTGTTGGATGGTACACGTGTTCAAGATGTGTATCAATTAACTTCTTCTCTTGACTTGACGTTAGATGTCATTTCTAGAGGCACAGTATTACGTGCTACTCCGACTTCTAAGAACCATCCGTCGGTTTATCATGAGTTAAATAAAGTTTTAACGTTTGATGAAAAGCCGGTTGTGGATTTTACAGCTCACGATCATGTTAATAAAATGGTATGTACGAGCTTTGATCCTGACTATTTAACAGAACAGATGAAAAAGATTCCAACTGAGTATTTTGAATGTTACAACATCGTTCGTTCAGGTTCGTATTTATTTGAATTTGTTGAAAAAACTGTTTCTAAAGCAGCTGGTATGGCACAACTAGGTCGTATGTTGATGATTGACCAAAGCGAGATGATGGCTTTAGGTGATGAAGAAAATGATGCTTCAATGATTGAATACGCAGGCTTAGGTGTGGCAATGGGAAATGCAACTGAGCAAATTAAACAATTGGCACAATTCGAAACAAAAACAAATGATGAGCATGGCGTGGCTTATGCTATCAATAAATTTGTGCTAGAAGCTTAA